The DNA sequence ctaccaggcactttttgttggctacttccgctacagtgcgcctgtactttctcgggttagtacaactgctgtacgcacacttgaaagtgctcaggctcgcgcattgagaatttgcctaggactaccacgatgtgcgtctacttggggcactattgcagaggcacgtgcgtggccagctcgagtttatctgcaacatgagccttTGCGTGTGCATCTAAgggtactgactagacacaggaaccatccactcacgaacgtcacaagcgtacggcctgtgtccgcctactcagaagccgtgttgtcgcagcaagacttattgccgtcggacttcgaaccgtatgacatacccgaagttccactctggacaatggcaaagccaacggtgaggctctcaatccctggaataacgaaaaagtcgaagatgccgcttgctggcctcaagcattttacgctatcatacattacttacatgtatggatattacgaacatatctttacagatggttctgtgacacagacctcttccgcagCAGCCTACactgtgccaggaatggggatcgcacaacggttcaagataggacacaggacgtcgtctacagcagctgagttgaccggagttcgagaagcagttcgctgcatactgcaacaaagtctcgagaagtggacagtgttctgcgactcaaaaccagcactgcaactcatcagcaattatatgagtgacagaaccgcatatagtcccctggtttatgacatcatgtatctgcttgctgaggcgtctcattccggacatactcagatcattcgacatatgtctggaaaatcatgggggccatccaagtcatctcttctgcagctctaccaggcactttttgttggctacttccgctacagtgcgcctgtactttctcgggttagtacaactgctgtacgcacacttgaaagtgctcaggctcgcgcattgagaatttgcctaggactaccacgatgtgcgtctacttggggctgcagtggattcctggccattgtggaatagctggaaacgaacaggctgacgcagaagcaaaacaggcgcacactgacggaactattatacaaattcatttttcccggtatgacattaacgccttgctccatacctcccttaaaactactacggcgcaacattgggacaaccccgaacatcgacaagagcgcctccatagacttgacgctggattacaattccggcatccacttcggttgcggagaagccaggaaacgctcattcatcgattacggctgggtgtggcatacaccaatcgataccttcacaagattggacaaacaggggaccctgaatgtagcgtctgtcacactctcgagacaatagctcacgtactttgcgtgtgccctcaatatgcggccgaacgacgaaaactcaaatctacagttgacagcttggactcccgccccttttcagaagaaaagcttttgggcgcgtggaggagtgttgactgtgcccaacgtgccataaaagcacttttgaactttttaagtgagactggtttagactatcgcctctagaagctgtgagacgtgtagtcagtgcgaaatgtgtttgcgcaaaaactttttgtggcaagattactttttgtatggacaagattactcttagtgtattgcgtcgccagtgcgcatccgcatattggacaacgtgtatatagtatctcattgtaccatatcataatcatccgccacctacctttccctgtatttcccacttccccattccccagtgaggagtagcaggctagagacacgctctccaggccgacctctcctcctttctctccattaaaatctactcctcctcctcctagttcaattactcacaggggaccctgatcatgagaagaaaatttacagaagaatgaaaatgggttgtaGGGCAttcggcaggcattgtcagctactgagtggaagcttaccattataattgaaaaggaaagtgtacaatcggtgcattttactggtgctgacatatggggcagagaatGACGAAGGagcttaagaacaagttaaggaaggCGCAAAGAGCGACACAGAAAGAGAGCCCttttgatcagagagcaaacggttatagacgatattctaattgactttaagaaaaaaaatggagctgggcagggcatgtaatacgtaggttaaataaccggtggaccatgtgggttacagaatgtgtgagaagaaaagcgcggtcgaggacggcagaagactagatggggtggtgaaatgaggaaattcgcgggtgctaggcGTAATCGGTCGGCGCAgaacagggataattggagatcgcagggagagaccttcgttcTGCAGTAAATATAAAAGAGgttgatgatatatatatatatatatatatatatatatatatatatatatatatatatatatatatatatatatatatatatatatatatatatatatatatatatatatatataaagtgagaGTCTGCCGTGATCCTTTAGTTGAACGTagttgcaaggaaccgggagcACCTCTCTATGATTGGTAAAAACGCTGCAAAAGGTGTTTATaattgagtttccgcgtaacagaatttttctcatattttcttgtatattttctcgtatattcaaattacaatcgaacgctatcatgcctgtacgttgtgtgtgagtcgtacttcgccatttttctgacgcattttactttgagaaaatcaattatttcagtaacgtctcttcgctacacggagggcctgcgtggttcagTATGCTTGCTAAGGAATGATTTTTCGCTCACAGGACGGTCGGCGCCGACGCCGGACGCCAGCGttgggttttctgcgacacggggcgcTTAAGGCTTTCCCGCTAAACTGCGGCAGAGACACTGAAAACTGCGATCGTGTGCGGAAGCATTGTAGTCGCTCTGGTGAAATGTTTTCGCTTAGGTATTCGTCCACATGTCGTCTTGGACATTATAAGCTTGCACGGCGTTCCTTTTGAGACGTGATGGCGGTGATAcatctcattttatacactcgtgATTTGGCGTCGAGAGTGTTGTTTCCTGTCACGCATGTGGCCTCCTGCCCACTATGCAGGGTTGGCCAAGAAATGGatacgcggagcgcagcggtgcCATTTCGGTGCCATTTCGCATTGAAGGATCCTTAGCGCGCGATAGAAGGcgatgacgacggtgacccgcacaccatcaaaaGTGTTGTGTGAGCTTTCGCATACACGGATGACACGATGCTGGGTTGTGTAGGACACCGAGAAATTtaacgtcaatccgagcatttcttttctttttttgtcctttgtGCCATTGGTCATTTTTGGCACCTTGTTTTGGTTACGCCGCCACCGACTTTTCGCTAAATTGGGCATATAATTACATCGAATTGAAAAAGTCAGTCTAAAGAACGTGCGTTATACTTCTCTTATCAGATGTGGTCTTATAAGTGCCTCCGAGGTCGTCGCTCTCATATTTCGTTATCTTTCGGTTCTTCTCTGGTGTAACGGTTCTTCTCTGATTTGTAACGCAGTTTGTTTACGAATTTTCGGGAGGTTTCGAGCCGCACAGGAGGGCTTGTGACACTCTCAACGACACTCTCAACAGATCTTGTACTCGGCACAGGGCATTAAATTTAAGCTCCCCAGCCGGAAATTTGTAAATAGTTGCTACGCAGAACAATGAACGACTCGTTTTGGAGCGGGTGAAGTTTGGCGGACTAGACTCGCACTTTTTTCTCGCCTTAACTTGGGGTGCCACAACCTTTTCTCGGACCAGTACCGACACTCCCCGTAAACCTAACGTTTCAAAGTCCGGACGTATTAGGGAACAGTAGAGGGAAGAGGTGGGGGAAAAGGGGGATAAGAGTCTGCCGACTGTCGCATCACTCCGGGACAACAAGCTGAAAAACCCTTTTTTAAACGCAGCAAAAAATTAGGCCTACACTTGAAAGTACAACACAGTTTGTACTTCCGCACTGACGTATTGGgcactgttagatacgggaccttttcctgggcctccttcgagttcaccagaccacatcgaatcgcaccacagctaattaaggagcgcagaagcacatctaccccgttcccgaggcgcggcacgtgcaaacgagttggcgtcccccacctcgtgcgccgcaggtggagctattcactgcttgactcttcccgaaagtgtagcgagagcctggcactgttacaggtaacgtgggtcccgaggcaagacggctgtaatgcaccgtgaagccctggcagcaatctcccccgtccgcctttgtgacggtaGTTGCAGGCCAGCAAGGCCTActattggccgaaaatgacgacacctgagcgggctcgccgattggccgaaaatggcgtcacctgagcgggctcgccgattggccgaacgtgacgtgacttccaGTCACcaaagggcttaaaagccagaggccgggagcagcaagggagaattccttcattcatctcctTCGAGTTTCTTGCCACGTGCCGCAGCGTCctagttgctgccggcccgtaatgactttaagactgttaatttcGTTATACTCTCaccgtaaataatgtaaataaaccttcagtttttcatcccgacgtcctcctcaacctcggccaactcccgcacccaacggcaaggtccaatatctgggggacagcaattgggattgtcctccagatccaacagcgCGCTCATTCGGGCACACTATAAGCTTAGCCAAATAAACAGTATTTTGAATCGCGACTTCTTTTTGTCGGATTTGCCATTACAAGTAATTTTCAGCAGGTGATGGGAAACGAGATTTATCTCGCTTCTCACTACTGGAGCGTCATTCGAATAACCCCCACCGTAGGTTAACCGATCACGTACTGAATATGCGCTGCAGCGGGAAAGAGAATAATAAAGGTATAGCGATAAATCACGTACTGAATATGCGCTGCAGTGGGAAAGAGAATAATAATAAAGGTATAGCgataaattatgatgatgaggCGCATGTGACAAATTTTACGTAGACCAGTCttgcacacaaaagaaaaaaaaaagaaaaatcaagtcACGTGACATCTATGTTATGCTTCGCATTACAAATTACGTAGATATCAATTCGACTTGACTTTGCCTGAACCTACAGAGATTAGTATTCCtgaataaagagagaaagagagatatataacacgagtgtttttgtttattactgtttGCAGTTCGACAGCGTAAAATCTTGGCTGGACGGTGCTCGTTGCGCATTGACGACTACTGCGTATAGTAAAAACATCACTCTGTCAAGCTTCCACTTGTCCTTTTTTAGGTTAGCTTTTATGTGATGTCGATTATGTATTCGCATCGGTCTATAGCTGTCCAGTCAACCAAACATGAAACGGGGATCGTACTTCACGAAGCATTTATTGAAGCTCGCTTGATTGCCTCCCACAATTCTGCAACTGAGGCGCATTATATCAATTTTACTTTATTTTGTTCGTAGCGTACACGGTCGCCTATGCGAGCTCGCGCTCGCGGCGACGGTAACGAAAAAATGTGCATGCCCGTGACACCTGAACTCGTGCGCCCGGTCTTTCGTCGTCCCGAGGCCTATACCAGGCCGATGCCAATGGTGAACGATGCGGCTGCCAGCGCCACTGCTATTATCAGCGGCCTCGGCAGTGATGCCGCTGATCTGGCCGCGAAAGGGGTGAACTTGAACGAGCGATAGACGACGCGGTTCCCCAGGGGCTGCAGCTGGCGCAGGTTTCCCGCGATCCTGTACTTGCAGCCGCCCGTGTAGGTGTACAGGTTGTTCCTCAGTCTTGACAGCTGCACGCGAACGCAGAACGTACCTGTCATTTGCCGATACACGGAGCGCGGAAAAGGAAACACTGCTGGTTCGTCGTAAATTGTATTTTATAAGCCCCGCACGATACGCCCGAGTTGCGACGACGGACGTAGACGTAGAGCGCTCCGCGGGTCAACTTCGAGCACTCGGCATCCCAGGCCAGCGGAACGAAGAATGCCACCTAAAACCGCGTTCGCATCAGCACAATGCTACAGGAGTCCCTCATAGCACTCGCCACGGCTTCCTTTGCCCTTCGATTGCAGGCCTCCGAATTAGAATATATGCCGCACTTATTCTTGACTTGTTTATATATTAAAAGAAACCAAACTGAAATTTTGGTGTATCCATATATAATATGAGATTAAGGCTAGCGTTAGGGCTGCTTTGAAAAGTGGATACTGCGCTGTATCCAACTCACAGTATGACACCCTTATATTACCCAAGCTTATATTACCCAAGCTTATATCCAAGCTAGCGAAACAATAGCAGCAGAGCGGCTATAGGTTTATTTTCATAAATATGCGATGCTGGAGTTTCCCactgaaataatgaaataaaacgGTACACTGAATGTTTCTACGATGACTAAGTAGTACTTAAGAACAGCCGTTTTGAATTAAGATGACTGTTCCTTCGGAGACATGCCGTCAGCGGTGGTGACCGCGAGGTGACGGTTGCTACGTGGTAATTAGTCGCTAATCAACAAAAATTCATGCTAAAAAGAAGCGAGAGTATATATGCTTGTGACGCTACGTTTCTACGTCAATTATATTTCGCACGCTCATACATGACCGCTCCTCAGAAGAGCAACTGGACGAGCGACGAGGTATGCAGCGAAAAGTACAAACTTGCTATTTGTGGCTAAACACGCGCAGCGGCGCTAATCCGTTCGTCAGCAGTTTCGAAGTTTGCCAGCGATGCAGCAGACGGTCGAGTTATACCAGTTTTGCACACCAACATTTATTATGCCTTGTCGCACGCAAGCGTTGACGGTGCAGGATTTGAGAAACGTATGGGAAGCGTATTTCGAAGGGATAAGGGCAAAATTTAGATGAATTTGCAGCTACACAAATCTTATGCTACGTTACAGTACAATGTTCGTTTAATTTCCACGCGGTGGAACCGGATTCAAGTTGTAGCCGCAATGTAGCCGTGTTGCCAcgttcaagaaaaaagaaagaagaaaagaaaacgcttctCGAATCCGAGCCCGTGTTCGCCATTGGCCGGCGCTCGTGAGTCGGCCACTTACGATAGAGATCGGCACGATAACGATAAGCTTGCCGCGACGATGGACACAATACGCTGTGACAATTGTGTTTGCACGGATCCATGATATCGCGTGTCATCAACAGCTCCTGATCGTAGTCAAAATTACGACGCCCTCCTCTCGTGACACCATACAGCACCACATGCGACTGAAAAGAGACGCCACTCGCCTGCTGCTCTCCGATGGCCACGGTGCTTCTGAAGACCACGACGAAGGCGTCGCTGGTGCACGGAGGGAAGCTGAGCGAGCCCAGGTAGATGTAGTAGTGTTGCGTCGTGTTGGGCAGCAGGTAGGCCAGGGGCATCGTCACCTCCGTCTTGTTGCCGCGGTACGTCATGTGCTCCGAGGCATTGACGAGCGTGTCCAGAAACGGGTTGTTTTGCTCCTGTTTCTGCAGGTATGTCAAAATTGAATCGGAAGGTGCTTTTTTACGTCCCGAAGCACAGCAGGGATAAGAGTGACCCCCAACCCCTTAGTTCGGGCACCggagtaattttgaccagctgtcggcgttctttaacgtgctcttaTTAAAGCTGGCCCGCTTCGGCCAGGAATTGATCCCGCTGCATCGTGCTCGGCAACTGAACGTCaagaacgtcatagccactggggCACCGCTACGGGGCCTTGCAGGTGTGGATGTAGCAGTTACAGCATGCTCAGTGGCACTGTTTACGTGTGAATACCCTTCACTTATAGGTTGTGGgtttctcacccgtgctcttgggacaaaggaacgacaacacactACTGCAAACAAGCACAAAGGcattattgcacctttcatagactaatgcctgctagccgagttgctattcacaaaacattccgatgggggcgcgacaaatcgcggaagtccgactcaccgcgaccggatagcaaGCGAATATATTcgtcccatgctggacaccaatgcctggtcgttcgcgcgtacgctcacgcgaacggtggcgcgttcaaacgatcgtgttcgtccattccggtgtaggcctcgcgagacggtctcgcagaagcatggatcggcgcacgcgtggAACGTCCGCGCCGCTAGCCGATCCGAAGCCGAAGAGGAAGAGCCTACTCCCTGTCGCTCCAGACCAACCCCGTCGTTATGTGGCGCTAGCAGCGCCACAgtagcgccatctctcgtaatgcCCTGAAACCAGACCGACCGCCGCCGGCACTAAGCTACGCGGGGAAGCCAGATCATAGGAGACGCGAgacatgcggggaaaacaaccgataaggggacgcgtgagagtcgcgcatccccacaagctgACAGCACCAACGGTTTGTCGGGACCGGCTAAATTTTTCACGGGCGTTCTCGCACGCTGCTCGATTCTCGTCCTTCCATACCTTCACTCCGTCTTCAGCTGCGGCTCAAGAAATTCGATGATGGTAGCACAGTGTTGCAATGGCCGATGCCATGCGCAATATAGAACAAAGTGGCCAGCCATTGCTTTGGCGAGCGTAGGGATTTGTCTCAAATCGAGCTTCATAATAGGAGGTGATTGTATCCCTCGATGGAACACAGTTCTATCCAAAAGGGCTCAACAGAATATAAACGTATGTTACGGGAGAGTTCTTTACATTCAATGATAAAGTACTTTATCAGTGAATGTAAAGAACTCTCCCCATTGCAGTTTCAGTGAAAATTTACAAAGTAGCGCCGAAGTGTTTAAAACGCTCGTTCGAGCAGCCAAGAGCAACTCGAAACGCCACTTTGCCGGTAAAAAAATAAGCCTCGTAGGTTAGAGCTACGGATCGCTCCTGCCACTTCGTTCACTTTAGCTCGAACTATGGGTTGTGATTGACCATTGTCGCACACACTCTTCCTTTTTTTATAGAATGCGATAATACACTCACCTTAAACAAATGCAATTAGCGCTTTGGTCTTGTTTGCTCTTTGCTGTAGTGAAGCGCATATAGCTATACATGCTCACCAAATTGGTATAGTCAATCGTACTGCTAGCGGGAACGCTTGGACAACGTAGCTCACCTCAAACAGTATGACGAAAATGGCCAGCCCCTGGCCACGCCGGATGCATTCAGTGGGCGTGGGCTTCTCTGAGGACACCAGGAGTTGGAGCTGGAAATTAGACACCATGACGAAAAGCCACCTTAGTTCTTCTGTTCCATACAACATGTTTAACACCGCGGCAAGAATATGCGCAATAAATATTGGATCGAGGTTGCGTAAAAGACATTTCTTTATTATTCTGCATTATGGCAACATCACCTAAATCAGTAGTTTGCCAGATTTTCC is a window from the Dermacentor variabilis isolate Ectoservices chromosome 3, ASM5094787v1, whole genome shotgun sequence genome containing:
- the LOC142576045 gene encoding carbonic anhydrase 12-like isoform X2, with the translated sequence MLPSRGEYCDGTRWAYKTPQCGNATRADTVDTKNEAGWPAFESACGSPSQSPININFLQTSFKSFGPISFLGYNVPFRFAIENGGHALYITPLYAHLESYGGPLPARYNLSKGIFHFGNETSPRGSEHTIDDRNFAAELQLLVSSEKPTPTECIRRGQGLAIFVILFEKQEQNNPFLDTLVNASEHMTYRGNKTEVTMPLAYLLPNTTQHYYIYLGSLSFPPCTSDAFVVVFRSTVAIGEQQLSRLRNNLYTYTGGCKYRIAGNLRQLQPLGNRVVYRSFKFTPFAARSAASLPRPLIIAVALAAASFTIGIGLV
- the LOC142576045 gene encoding carbonic anhydrase 1-like isoform X3: MLPSRINYRGQRGAPVSSVLLTTWLFCWSFHGSEQARRPMRRLVASRSLTPLGWGEYCDGTRWAYKTPQCGNATRADTVDTKMYITPLYAHLESYGGPLPARYNLSKGIFHFGNETSPRGSEHTIDDRNFAAELQLLVSSEKPTPTECIRRGQGLAIFVILFEKQEQNNPFLDTLVNASEHMTYRGNKTEVTMPLAYLLPNTTQHYYIYLGSLSFPPCTSDAFVVVFRSTVAIGEQQLSRLRNNLYTYTGGCKYRIAGNLRQLQPLGNRVVYRSFKFTPFAARSAASLPRPLIIAVALAAASFTIGIGLV